In one window of Bacteroidia bacterium DNA:
- the fabF gene encoding beta-ketoacyl-ACP synthase II, which translates to MTRRRVVITGLGALTPIGNTVKEFWDGLVRGVSGADDITRYDASKFRTRFACQLKNFNAEDFIPRKEMRKMDPFAQYALICAQEAVRDSGLEEDNVNKERVGVIYASGIGGLSTFYDEVSAFAKGDGTPRFNPFFIPKMIVDIAAGHISMKYGFTGPNFATVSACASSANAIADAYFYIQQNKADVILAGGSEAVINQAAIGGFNAMRALSERNDDPKTASRPFDKNRDGFVMGEGAATLVLEDYEHAKKRGATIYAEMTGFGVSADAYHLTAPHPEGLGAKKVMENALADASLKTSDIDYINVHGTSTPLGDVSELKAIRKVFGDDAFKLNISSSKSMTGHLLGAAGAAEALVSILSIQHNIIPPTINHFEDDPEIDPSFNLTFNEAQEREVKVALSNAFGFGGHNVSLVFQKLTD; encoded by the coding sequence ATGACAAGAAGAAGGGTAGTAATTACAGGCTTAGGTGCCCTTACACCAATCGGAAACACTGTTAAGGAGTTTTGGGATGGATTGGTAAGAGGTGTAAGCGGAGCCGATGATATCACCAGGTATGACGCAAGCAAATTCAGAACACGATTTGCCTGCCAACTCAAGAATTTTAATGCCGAAGATTTTATTCCGCGTAAAGAGATGCGGAAAATGGATCCGTTTGCGCAATACGCACTTATCTGTGCCCAGGAGGCCGTGAGAGACAGCGGACTGGAGGAGGATAATGTAAACAAGGAGCGCGTTGGAGTCATTTACGCTTCGGGTATCGGTGGCCTTTCTACCTTTTATGATGAAGTGAGTGCTTTTGCCAAAGGTGACGGCACACCACGCTTCAATCCGTTTTTTATTCCTAAAATGATCGTGGACATTGCCGCAGGCCATATTTCAATGAAGTATGGTTTTACCGGACCCAATTTCGCCACGGTCTCCGCTTGTGCTTCTTCTGCCAACGCTATTGCTGATGCTTACTTCTACATTCAGCAGAACAAAGCTGATGTTATTTTGGCCGGTGGGTCAGAAGCGGTTATTAATCAGGCTGCCATTGGCGGATTTAACGCTATGCGTGCTCTTTCCGAGCGAAATGATGATCCCAAAACCGCTTCAAGGCCTTTTGATAAAAACCGCGATGGTTTCGTTATGGGCGAAGGCGCGGCTACCCTGGTGCTCGAAGATTATGAACATGCCAAAAAACGGGGCGCTACCATCTATGCAGAAATGACCGGATTTGGCGTGTCGGCTGACGCATACCATTTGACGGCCCCGCACCCGGAAGGTCTCGGTGCAAAAAAGGTGATGGAAAATGCCCTGGCCGATGCAAGTCTCAAAACTTCTGATATTGATTACATAAATGTTCATGGTACCTCCACTCCGCTGGGAGACGTCAGTGAATTAAAGGCCATAAGGAAAGTTTTTGGAGATGACGCGTTTAAGCTTAATATCAGTTCCTCCAAATCCATGACCGGCCATCTTTTAGGGGCTGCGGGTGCTGCCGAAGCACTGGTTTCTATTCTTTCTATACAGCACAATATTATCCCTCCTACAATCAACCACTTCGAAGACGACCCCGAAATTGACCCATCATTTAACCTCACGTTTAATGAGGCGCAGGAAAGGGAAGTTAAAGTGGCGCTAAGCAACGCTTTTGGATTTGGAGGCCACAACGTGTCTCTGGTATTTCAAAAGTTAACTGACTGA
- a CDS encoding IPExxxVDY family protein, with product MKKVKFPEPEPGFILLGVVSSERDYRLCFQINKTGLLHLSKTDAIKIPVADECIMTFNRFGPTTDEGAENAVYLVNNRQEGHLLFPNFKNLDYVLVINGPGKKEKAAELKAGLTSIPSIQAIFALEVDKLKSKNYLYLD from the coding sequence ATGAAAAAAGTGAAGTTTCCTGAACCCGAACCAGGATTTATCCTGCTTGGTGTCGTTTCCTCTGAACGAGATTACCGCCTATGTTTTCAAATAAACAAAACGGGCCTCCTGCATCTTTCTAAAACTGATGCCATTAAAATTCCTGTTGCAGATGAATGCATCATGACCTTTAACAGGTTTGGGCCAACTACAGATGAGGGAGCAGAGAATGCCGTTTACCTCGTGAATAACAGGCAGGAAGGGCATTTACTTTTTCCCAATTTCAAAAACTTAGATTATGTACTTGTCATTAATGGGCCTGGTAAAAAAGAAAAGGCAGCCGAACTTAAGGCGGGCTTAACCTCCATTCCTTCCATTCAGGCTATTTTTGCCCTTGAAGTTGACAAGTTGAAATCAAAAAACTACCTGTACCTTGATTAA
- a CDS encoding LamG domain-containing protein encodes MISNNMKFNIKTFFYCFLAAGLFFPASLFGQKRTVTTKLEGREYVYSIEVYAQPRPIEMGVTKKLKLNKPERALNANFSLMNAGEVAQWKNLWVDYSANHNFNSHDSSFQKAWERVLSVPHFSYFRVEYKDQVIFMTGPEDRQDKYKQMKWAYKKTKDGWKLNRDLMDDALMRYINSPTFDPLSGELSPQWGGIYHFEQSGDSIRDAGEYKNTATNHGATATAGLTGNALAFEPGDYLEVPTSFSLAFMKNQMTVEMDLWVEEVPTAPENANGRGGYLSTVFSKNNPEEKEFINFQLLRMNEETVRFFVNLGTDANRVAVSALEVPLKQWIKVKVTYNGETLRLLIDGVLAAEETKKVQIAGVGQNFFIGKQPGSQPYFFSGKMDELKISYETVNQE; translated from the coding sequence ATGATTTCCAACAACATGAAATTTAATATCAAAACCTTTTTCTATTGCTTTCTGGCGGCTGGACTATTTTTTCCTGCCTCACTTTTTGGTCAGAAGAGGACAGTAACTACTAAGCTGGAAGGCCGGGAATACGTTTACTCTATCGAGGTTTATGCGCAGCCACGTCCCATAGAAATGGGAGTCACGAAAAAGCTGAAGCTAAATAAACCGGAGCGGGCACTGAATGCAAACTTCAGCCTGATGAATGCCGGAGAAGTTGCTCAGTGGAAAAATCTATGGGTTGACTATAGTGCGAATCATAATTTCAATTCCCATGATTCATCGTTTCAAAAAGCATGGGAGCGCGTGCTGTCGGTCCCCCATTTTTCCTATTTCAGAGTGGAATACAAGGACCAGGTGATATTTATGACCGGACCGGAGGACAGGCAGGATAAATATAAGCAGATGAAATGGGCGTATAAAAAAACCAAAGACGGGTGGAAACTGAACCGTGATCTGATGGATGATGCGCTGATGCGCTATATCAACAGCCCCACGTTTGATCCGCTTTCGGGCGAATTATCTCCTCAATGGGGTGGTATTTATCATTTTGAGCAAAGCGGAGACTCCATCCGGGATGCAGGGGAATATAAAAACACCGCTACAAATCATGGAGCTACAGCCACGGCAGGATTGACCGGGAATGCCCTGGCATTTGAGCCTGGCGATTACCTTGAGGTTCCCACAAGTTTTTCTCTTGCATTTATGAAAAACCAGATGACCGTTGAGATGGACCTGTGGGTAGAAGAAGTACCAACCGCACCTGAGAATGCGAATGGGAGAGGCGGATATCTCAGCACAGTATTCTCCAAAAATAATCCTGAGGAAAAAGAATTCATAAACTTTCAGTTGTTGCGGATGAATGAGGAAACTGTCAGGTTTTTCGTGAATCTGGGAACAGATGCGAATCGTGTGGCAGTATCAGCTTTGGAGGTGCCGCTGAAGCAGTGGATAAAGGTGAAAGTAACATATAACGGGGAGACATTGCGCCTGTTAATTGACGGAGTGCTGGCAGCCGAGGAAACAAAGAAGGTTCAGATTGCGGGCGTTGGCCAGAATTTTTTCATCGGAAAGCAGCCGGGAAGCCAGCCATATTTTTTCTCGGGAAAAATGGATGAACTGAAGATCTCGTATGAAACCGTGAATCAGGAGTAA
- the rnc gene encoding ribonuclease III: MTFFNTLWIRYRYRNTADRELYYYIKSLTGKAPRKLRYYRKAMRHSSAIAEDQKTRVKSNERLEYLGDAVLSLLVGEYLWRKFPKASEGFLSEMRSRLTSREYLNRLAFSLQITEWLDHKVENAPADQSHSIYGNAVEALMGAIFIDQGFKFTRKFFYQRLLHKHIQVKEVLLQNLNFKSRLLEWAQKEQKEVGFDVVSSPNGESRLYVVRVLVDKEEQGKGESRRKKKAEQRAAAEAMQKLNVR, translated from the coding sequence TTGACATTTTTCAATACACTCTGGATCAGGTATCGCTATCGAAATACTGCCGACAGGGAATTATATTATTACATTAAGTCGCTCACGGGCAAAGCGCCCCGAAAACTTCGCTACTACCGAAAGGCCATGCGGCATAGCTCTGCCATTGCAGAAGACCAAAAAACAAGAGTAAAAAGCAATGAGCGACTGGAATATCTGGGAGATGCCGTACTGAGTTTATTGGTAGGCGAATACCTGTGGCGGAAGTTTCCCAAAGCCAGCGAAGGTTTTCTTTCTGAAATGCGCTCACGCCTTACCAGCCGAGAATATCTGAACCGGCTGGCTTTTTCTCTCCAGATAACGGAATGGCTCGATCATAAAGTGGAAAATGCCCCGGCTGATCAAAGTCATTCCATTTATGGGAATGCCGTGGAAGCGTTAATGGGTGCCATCTTTATTGATCAGGGATTTAAATTTACCCGCAAATTCTTTTATCAGCGGCTTCTTCACAAGCATATTCAGGTGAAAGAAGTGCTACTTCAAAACCTGAATTTCAAAAGCAGGTTGCTGGAATGGGCACAAAAGGAGCAGAAAGAAGTAGGCTTTGATGTAGTCAGCAGTCCAAATGGCGAATCGCGACTGTATGTAGTGCGCGTCCTTGTGGATAAGGAAGAGCAGGGAAAAGGAGAAAGCCGCAGAAAAAAGAAGGCTGAACAAAGGGCCGCAGCCGAAGCCATGCAAAAATTAAATGTGCGCTGA
- a CDS encoding PfkB family carbohydrate kinase, with protein sequence MSLLVVGSMAFDEIETPFGKTGRIIGGAATYISLSATNFAPAVKVVSVVGEDFPPEQLEQFRKKDIGTEGIQIRKGEKSFYWKGKYQIDLNSRDTLVTELNVLADFDPIIPESYQDCKYLMLGNLSPSVQRQVIHRMKENPTLIAMDTMNFWMDNALQDLMDTIELVDVLIINDEEARQLTHEYSLVKAAHKILEMGPSYLVIKKGEHGALLFHDNHVFFAPALPLEEVFDPTGAGDTFAGGFMGYLAKAEDISFESMKRAVICGSAMASFCVEKFGTQRIENLTPQEIELRIKDFIDLVQFDIDLVEE encoded by the coding sequence ATGTCTCTTCTTGTAGTGGGCTCTATGGCCTTTGACGAAATTGAAACTCCGTTTGGAAAAACTGGCCGCATCATAGGCGGTGCAGCCACTTACATCAGTCTGTCTGCCACCAATTTTGCCCCGGCAGTAAAAGTAGTATCCGTTGTGGGCGAGGATTTTCCACCGGAGCAGTTGGAGCAGTTCCGAAAGAAAGATATTGGAACAGAAGGAATCCAGATCAGGAAAGGTGAAAAGAGCTTCTACTGGAAAGGCAAGTACCAGATAGACCTGAACAGCCGGGATACTCTCGTAACGGAATTGAACGTGCTGGCTGATTTCGATCCCATCATCCCGGAGAGCTATCAGGACTGCAAATACCTGATGCTCGGCAATCTCAGCCCTTCTGTGCAGCGGCAGGTGATCCATAGAATGAAGGAAAATCCTACGCTCATCGCCATGGATACCATGAACTTCTGGATGGATAATGCGCTCCAGGACCTGATGGATACGATAGAGTTGGTGGATGTGCTGATCATAAACGATGAAGAGGCCCGGCAGCTCACACACGAATATTCCCTGGTAAAAGCCGCACACAAAATCCTGGAAATGGGCCCGAGCTACCTCGTCATCAAGAAGGGAGAACACGGAGCGCTGCTTTTCCACGACAACCATGTGTTCTTTGCCCCGGCCCTGCCTCTTGAGGAGGTATTTGACCCCACAGGTGCAGGCGACACTTTTGCCGGAGGATTCATGGGATACCTCGCCAAAGCTGAGGATATTTCATTCGAGAGCATGAAGCGCGCTGTGATCTGCGGCTCGGCCATGGCCTCCTTCTGTGTGGAAAAATTCGGAACGCAGCGCATCGAAAACCTGACCCCGCAGGAAATAGAATTGCGCATCAAGGATTTCATTGACCTGGTACAGTTTGATATTGACCTGGTAGAGGAATAG
- the pyk gene encoding pyruvate kinase yields MINSKFNRTKIIATIGPATNSSEALQKIINAGVDVCRLNFSHGTHEEHLDVIKKVRKINSVYGLPICLLADLQGPKIRIGTVKDNEQFLVQGNTLILTTDEVEGTAEKITINYKDFPRDIKPGARVLLDDGKLELEVLETNGKNEVKTKVIYGGKVSSKKGVNLPNTKISLPSLTEKDLRDLDFALEHDAEWIALSFVRDVQDIRHLKKEILAKGKSPKIIAKIEKPEALENIDAIIEEADGIMIARGDLGVEVPLEDLPIIQKSIVNKSIAMAKPVIIATQIMESMIHNPRPTRAETNDVANAVMDGADALMLSGETSVGGYPEEVIQHMKRIIQRVEIENTIYVKRHPINQNSVTFISDAICYNSVLISEELDAKAIIGMTKSGYTAFKISSFRPRARTIVFSSNIPLLNTLSLVWGVEGYYYNKFVSTDETFNDVQEIIKKKGLVEPGDIVINLASMPIHEKKRTNAIKVSRVE; encoded by the coding sequence TTGATTAATTCGAAATTTAACAGAACCAAGATTATTGCGACCATTGGTCCAGCCACAAACAGTAGCGAAGCCCTGCAGAAGATCATCAATGCAGGAGTGGATGTGTGCCGCCTCAATTTTTCTCACGGAACCCATGAGGAGCATCTTGATGTGATCAAAAAGGTGAGAAAGATCAATTCAGTGTACGGGTTGCCTATATGCCTCCTTGCTGATCTTCAGGGCCCTAAAATCAGGATTGGCACGGTGAAAGACAATGAACAATTTCTGGTACAGGGAAATACCCTTATCCTTACCACAGATGAAGTAGAAGGAACTGCTGAAAAAATTACCATCAATTATAAAGATTTCCCCAGGGATATAAAGCCGGGAGCCAGGGTGTTGCTGGACGATGGAAAACTGGAGCTTGAGGTTTTGGAAACCAACGGAAAGAATGAAGTAAAAACCAAGGTGATCTATGGCGGAAAGGTAAGTTCAAAGAAAGGTGTGAATCTGCCGAATACCAAAATTTCTCTCCCAAGCCTTACTGAGAAAGATCTTCGGGATCTTGATTTTGCCCTGGAGCATGATGCTGAGTGGATCGCGCTTTCATTTGTGAGGGATGTTCAGGATATACGGCATCTAAAGAAGGAGATCCTGGCAAAGGGAAAATCACCTAAGATCATTGCCAAGATTGAAAAACCGGAGGCACTGGAAAATATTGATGCTATCATCGAAGAGGCTGATGGTATCATGATCGCGCGGGGCGATTTGGGTGTGGAGGTGCCGCTGGAGGATTTGCCCATCATTCAGAAAAGCATTGTGAACAAGAGCATTGCGATGGCTAAACCGGTAATCATTGCCACGCAGATAATGGAAAGCATGATTCATAATCCCCGGCCTACAAGAGCGGAAACAAACGATGTGGCAAATGCGGTAATGGATGGTGCGGACGCGCTCATGCTAAGCGGTGAAACATCAGTTGGCGGCTATCCCGAAGAAGTTATCCAGCACATGAAGCGCATCATTCAGCGCGTTGAAATCGAAAACACAATTTATGTGAAGCGGCATCCTATCAATCAAAATTCTGTAACCTTTATTTCAGATGCAATCTGCTATAATTCTGTTCTTATCTCCGAAGAATTGGATGCTAAGGCCATTATAGGAATGACCAAATCTGGCTATACAGCCTTTAAGATTTCAAGCTTCAGACCGCGAGCCCGGACAATTGTCTTCTCCAGTAATATTCCCTTGCTCAATACGCTTTCGCTGGTTTGGGGAGTGGAAGGATATTACTACAACAAGTTCGTCAGCACTGATGAAACGTTCAATGATGTGCAGGAAATCATAAAAAAGAAAGGGTTGGTGGAACCGGGCGACATTGTTATCAACCTGGCCAGCATGCCGATCCATGAGAAAAAGCGCACCAATGCAATCAAGGTGAGCCGGGTGGAATGA
- a CDS encoding acyl carrier protein translates to MSDIASRVKAIIVEKLGVDESEVTPEASFTNDLGADSLDTVELIMELEKEFNVSIPDEQAENINTVGQAISYLEEQVTN, encoded by the coding sequence ATGTCTGATATTGCCTCTAGAGTAAAAGCAATAATTGTTGAGAAGTTGGGCGTTGATGAAAGCGAAGTAACCCCGGAAGCAAGTTTCACTAATGACTTAGGGGCAGATTCACTGGATACTGTTGAACTTATTATGGAGCTTGAGAAGGAATTTAATGTATCCATCCCTGATGAACAAGCTGAGAACATCAATACAGTAGGACAAGCAATAAGTTATCTGGAAGAACAGGTTACTAATTGA